The genomic window ATTGCCGCAAAGGCTGGTATCGATGTTGCAGAAGTCACCAGTCCGACCTTTACGCTATTGCAAACGCATACGTCGGAGCGGATCGTGTTGCATCATCTCGATGCCTACCGAATCCATGACGAAGACGAATTCATCGAGCTAGGCGTTGAAGAACTTTTCGATGATGACTCCGCCTGGACGATCGTTGAATGGGCTGATTTAGTATCTGGATCAATGCCGAAACAAACGATCTGGATTGAAATCGAACTCGAACCCGAAAACGATTGGCGAACCATCACCGTGAAAACGACTCGTTAAACCGTGTACCCAACAGCCCACGTCATCAGAGCACTTGCTGTAGTCCGTGTTAGGGTAGTGGATCTTGTTAAAGATCCGTGCGGAAAGAATGTCTTATACAAAATCCACTACAATCAACCCTGGTTTTTAACTTTCCTAATCCACTAGCCAATGATTCACAGGTAGGCTAACCTTTTTTAATGCCCTCAACTCTCAACACCCCCTCCAACTCATCCAAACGCGATGCATCAGCTTATCGACCGCGCCCGCAGATTAGTCTCGGATTCATGATGTTGTTGATGTTGATTTTTGCATTGATATCAGCAGGTATTTTGTATGCTTCACGGGTGGATGCCGTTCAGGAAGAGATCAATCTGCTAGTAGAGGGGACATCCACTGGGTCTGGAGCCAGTAAATCGGGGCGGCTGCCACATTTGGTCTTCATTATGTTCACGTTTACATCGCCACTCCTATTAGCAGGTGCTCTATCGAGTGGGCTAACGGTGCTGCGATGGTTGAAGCGGTGAATGGAACGTGAGCCTCAATATCCAACCGTTTGAAATCGAAGCCATCCTGGGCGACGTGCCCATCAATCGCGAAGAATTGGGGGCACTGGCGACTTCACTTGGCAGACGTTTTGACAATGTTTTGCGACTTCGTCCAAATGTTCCTCCATCGGAAATCAAGATGTCGCTTGACCCGATTGATTGGTACTCATTGGGGTATCGAAATGTTTGCCGCGAGCAACGGCCATCCAAGCAATTGTCGTTTGCGCTGGGCGACTATTATCTGCAGGATGCCGGATCGTTGTTAGCGTTGGCGGCTGCCCAGGTTGATACGGACAAATCG from Novipirellula aureliae includes these protein-coding regions:
- the tsaE gene encoding tRNA (adenosine(37)-N6)-threonylcarbamoyltransferase complex ATPase subunit type 1 TsaE → MLAMKCIARSQIINEQSPAPLITKYEHLDIERLEQFAQQLLDRLPSGCVIGLVGTLGAGKTRLVQAIAAKAGIDVAEVTSPTFTLLQTHTSERIVLHHLDAYRIHDEDEFIELGVEELFDDDSAWTIVEWADLVSGSMPKQTIWIEIELEPENDWRTITVKTTR